A single genomic interval of uncultured Sphaerochaeta sp. harbors:
- a CDS encoding tripartite tricarboxylate transporter permease — translation MDMFLGIISYASNLQFVLLVFAGSLAGLFVGSIPGLSVSMATALLVSITYSWQTTNALATIMGVYVVGVFSGALSAILINIPGAPSSVVTTLDGFPMAKKGEAYKALIYAVMYSFIGTLFGFLALAVVAQPISSVALKFTPMDYFLLATFGLTTVGSLTTKHFAKGLISACLGLFFSMVGIDSVMGTARLTFGIENLQAGINIVPALVGLFGFSEVLMVISTSLGGGDVNALSYQKLKTREVLRHTPISLWYATIGVVIGALPGAGGPVAAFLAYSQAKKLVKNPSVPFGEGAVEGIVASESANNACIGGAMIPMLTLAIPGDAVTAIILSVFYVHGLQPGPMFIKTSAPMFHAILAGGFIGSVFLLILGLLVAPRISKIIAVPKRILLPLVTILCIIGSFATNNRMFDVYLMLFFGVLGFFMRRRSYSVAPMTLAIVLGGMMDSNFRRAISLASSEDVFLVALLGRPITMILLTLVVLTLLSNSRALKRFIRLKRM, via the coding sequence ATGGATATGTTTCTTGGAATAATTTCCTATGCAAGCAATCTTCAGTTTGTATTGCTTGTCTTTGCCGGCTCGCTGGCTGGACTCTTCGTGGGTTCCATTCCTGGTTTGTCGGTCTCCATGGCAACAGCGCTTCTGGTATCAATCACCTACTCATGGCAGACCACCAATGCCCTTGCCACCATCATGGGCGTGTATGTGGTAGGTGTATTCAGTGGTGCTCTCTCTGCCATCCTTATCAATATTCCTGGAGCACCTTCATCGGTGGTAACCACGCTTGATGGCTTTCCCATGGCAAAAAAGGGTGAGGCGTACAAGGCCCTGATCTACGCGGTCATGTACTCATTCATAGGGACGCTTTTTGGGTTCCTTGCCTTGGCAGTTGTTGCCCAGCCGATATCCTCTGTAGCGTTGAAATTCACCCCGATGGACTACTTTCTTCTTGCAACCTTTGGCTTAACCACCGTAGGTTCCCTGACAACAAAACATTTTGCAAAGGGACTTATCAGCGCCTGTCTCGGTCTGTTCTTCAGCATGGTAGGCATTGACTCGGTAATGGGTACCGCCCGGCTTACCTTTGGTATCGAGAACTTACAGGCAGGAATCAATATTGTACCGGCGCTGGTGGGTCTTTTTGGCTTTTCTGAGGTGTTGATGGTCATCTCCACCAGTCTTGGGGGTGGGGATGTCAACGCTCTCTCATACCAGAAACTGAAAACGAGAGAGGTGTTGCGTCATACTCCTATTTCCCTCTGGTATGCAACCATCGGGGTTGTCATCGGTGCCTTGCCTGGAGCAGGAGGTCCTGTTGCAGCTTTCCTTGCCTATAGTCAGGCAAAGAAATTGGTCAAGAATCCCTCCGTTCCTTTTGGAGAGGGGGCAGTGGAAGGTATTGTTGCCAGTGAGTCGGCCAACAATGCTTGTATTGGAGGAGCCATGATCCCCATGCTTACCCTCGCCATACCCGGGGATGCTGTCACTGCAATCATTCTCTCAGTCTTCTATGTTCATGGATTACAACCTGGTCCAATGTTCATCAAGACAAGTGCCCCAATGTTTCACGCAATCCTTGCTGGTGGCTTCATTGGGAGTGTTTTCCTCTTGATCCTTGGTCTCCTGGTAGCTCCGAGGATCAGCAAGATCATTGCTGTCCCCAAGAGAATTCTGCTTCCCTTGGTTACCATACTCTGTATTATCGGATCCTTCGCAACAAACAATAGGATGTTTGATGTCTATTTAATGCTCTTCTTCGGTGTATTGGGTTTCTTCATGCGACGTCGTTCGTATTCTGTTGCTCCCATGACACTAGCCATCGTCCTTGGAGGTATGATGGATTCCAATTTCCGCAGAGCCATATCCCTTGCCTCCAGCGAGGATGTATTTCTTGTGGCACTGCTAGGAAGACCCATAACCATGATCTTGCTTACGTTGGTTGTTCTGACACTACTCTCAAACAGCAGGGCCTTGAAGCGATTTATACGATTGAAAAGGATGTGA
- the aroA gene encoding 3-phosphoshikimate 1-carboxyvinyltransferase, whose translation MRVLVKPGSLHGSLQVPGSKSHTIRAALLGLLSDGQSIIGNPLTSGDGLSALGAAKAFGARIEEKQGSWVIEGRGSSLVTPEDCINTGNSGTTTCFFSSVAALVNGWTVITGDEQIRRRPIKRLVDALNTLGATAFLTREGQEAPPVVIRGVLKGGKVRINGSNSQYVSSLLLSSPLAEKDTEILVENPLETPYVQITLDWMQRYGVEVERNEDYTRFYIRGGQHYTPGRFTIPADFSAVAFPLVAATLSKSDLLLTSLDFQDSQGDKRVIDILQAMGAYVEKDEKKGTLRVKGGATLQGGLTIDLGDIPDSLPALAVAATQANGVTTFTNLGHVRQKETDRVAEMANKLNALGCNLEVGDDSLVVKGPTKVKGGTVGSSGDHRIAMAMVALALATEEGLTVEDAECAAVSFPGFFDAFRICGADIRELDA comes from the coding sequence ATGCGTGTACTTGTTAAACCCGGTTCCTTGCATGGAAGTCTTCAGGTTCCTGGCTCCAAGAGTCACACCATACGAGCTGCTCTCCTGGGTTTGCTCTCTGATGGGCAGTCGATCATCGGTAACCCGCTGACCAGCGGTGATGGATTGAGTGCACTGGGCGCTGCAAAAGCTTTTGGTGCTAGGATAGAAGAGAAGCAAGGATCTTGGGTGATTGAGGGGAGGGGAAGCTCCTTGGTTACTCCTGAGGACTGCATCAACACAGGGAATTCAGGTACCACCACCTGTTTCTTCTCATCCGTTGCTGCCTTGGTGAATGGATGGACGGTGATTACTGGTGATGAGCAGATAAGAAGACGTCCTATCAAGCGCTTGGTTGATGCACTGAACACGCTTGGTGCGACGGCTTTCCTGACCCGGGAGGGGCAGGAAGCTCCACCTGTGGTTATCAGGGGGGTCTTGAAAGGGGGAAAGGTAAGGATCAACGGAAGCAACAGCCAATATGTATCAAGCCTATTGCTTTCCAGCCCATTGGCAGAAAAAGATACCGAGATATTGGTGGAAAACCCTTTGGAGACACCCTATGTGCAGATAACCCTAGACTGGATGCAACGTTATGGAGTTGAAGTTGAGAGGAATGAGGACTATACCAGGTTTTATATTAGAGGTGGGCAACACTATACTCCAGGAAGGTTTACCATACCTGCAGATTTCTCTGCAGTAGCCTTTCCCCTGGTAGCGGCCACACTCAGTAAATCCGACTTGCTTCTGACCTCTCTCGATTTTCAGGACAGCCAAGGGGATAAACGAGTAATTGATATCTTGCAGGCAATGGGTGCATATGTGGAAAAAGACGAGAAGAAGGGAACCCTCAGGGTAAAGGGAGGGGCAACCTTGCAGGGAGGTCTTACGATAGACCTTGGTGATATCCCTGATTCCTTGCCTGCACTTGCTGTTGCTGCCACGCAAGCAAATGGGGTTACCACCTTCACCAATCTTGGCCATGTGCGCCAGAAAGAAACTGATCGCGTAGCTGAGATGGCAAACAAACTCAATGCCTTGGGTTGCAATCTGGAGGTAGGGGATGATTCGCTTGTGGTAAAGGGCCCTACAAAGGTGAAAGGGGGAACTGTTGGATCTTCAGGCGATCACCGAATTGCCATGGCGATGGTAGCGCTTGCCCTTGCCACAGAGGAAGGTCTGACCGTTGAGGATGCGGAGTGTGCTGCTGTCTCCTTTCCCGGCTTTTTTGACGCCTTTCGTATCTGTGGAGCAGACATCAGGGAGCTGGATGCATGA
- a CDS encoding LacI family DNA-binding transcriptional regulator, which produces MNRKKVTITDVARASGVSIATVSRVVNHANRVEPSAAKRVREAMSTLGYIPKKPKRPHVMIALVVPTLDNPFFSSVVEGILSQANQEGETLMILSSEGSAVQEEENLRRAAKLGVDGLLFCPLSDTSSSLLPALFAISTPIVIIYRHDYCDYASHIYYDNEIGGYLAAKYLLKAGHRQIAFFASFWSERPDDLLNFHDRRLLGSYSSLDRLKGYQKALSEYGVKIQKELFCSTGYTYESGYTMTKHFLSTLCDFTAIICCNDSVAAGVLQALREQNIDVPRQVSVIGYDASFLSDITRPALSSIHQDPKLLGRSAFEQLQARRRGEGRTDVILKPNLIIKSSTGQCETRE; this is translated from the coding sequence ATGAATAGGAAAAAGGTCACCATTACTGATGTCGCTAGGGCTTCAGGAGTCTCCATTGCAACGGTGTCCAGGGTTGTGAACCATGCCAACCGTGTGGAACCTTCTGCAGCAAAACGGGTACGCGAGGCCATGTCCACTTTAGGATATATACCCAAGAAACCCAAGCGACCACATGTCATGATTGCACTGGTGGTTCCCACCCTGGATAACCCCTTCTTCTCTTCAGTTGTGGAGGGGATACTGTCTCAAGCCAATCAGGAGGGAGAGACCCTCATGATTCTCTCTTCGGAGGGTAGTGCAGTGCAGGAAGAGGAGAACCTTCGCAGGGCTGCAAAGCTTGGTGTGGATGGTCTTCTGTTCTGTCCCCTTAGTGATACTTCCTCTTCGTTGCTGCCTGCATTGTTTGCAATATCCACCCCAATTGTGATCATCTATAGGCACGATTACTGCGATTACGCAAGTCATATCTATTATGACAATGAGATTGGAGGATATCTTGCAGCAAAGTACCTTTTAAAGGCTGGACATCGTCAGATTGCTTTTTTCGCAAGTTTCTGGAGTGAAAGACCGGATGACCTCCTCAATTTCCATGACAGGAGACTCCTGGGGAGCTATTCATCCCTCGATCGTTTGAAAGGATACCAAAAGGCTTTGAGCGAATATGGAGTAAAGATACAAAAGGAACTTTTCTGCAGTACAGGATATACCTATGAGAGCGGGTATACCATGACCAAGCATTTTCTCTCCACCCTCTGTGATTTCACTGCAATTATCTGCTGTAATGATTCTGTTGCAGCTGGTGTTTTACAGGCACTGAGGGAGCAGAATATCGATGTTCCGAGGCAGGTCTCCGTAATTGGATATGATGCATCCTTCCTCAGTGATATAACCCGTCCTGCCCTGAGCAGCATACATCAGGATCCAAAGTTGTTGGGTAGGAGTGCATTTGAACAACTCCAGGCAAGACGTAGAGGAGAAGGGAGGACGGATGTCATCCTAAAGCCAAATCTCATTATCAAGAGTTCCACAGGGCAGTGCGAAACCAGGGAATAG
- the rpsD gene encoding 30S ribosomal protein S4 — protein MAISRTPVFKRCNYLGIDPLVLGYAHKPSIRRTKTTNRRRKQSVYARQLIEKQKLRFIYGVLEKQFRLIYARAEKIDGITGENLLTLLERRFDNTIFRLGLSTTRKEGRQLINHGHLMLNGKRVGIPSVTLKVGDVISVQEKSKQAFRLRKLAQKRKIPAWLEFDEDALEAKVVSLPVRSDIDYDVTESAVVELYSK, from the coding sequence ATGGCAATATCGAGAACTCCTGTTTTCAAGAGATGCAATTATTTGGGGATCGATCCCCTGGTATTGGGGTATGCCCACAAACCAAGCATCAGACGAACAAAGACTACAAATCGACGACGCAAGCAGAGTGTGTATGCGCGTCAGCTCATAGAGAAACAAAAACTGCGTTTCATCTATGGTGTACTGGAAAAGCAATTCAGACTTATTTACGCAAGAGCAGAGAAAATTGACGGGATCACTGGAGAAAACCTACTTACCTTGCTTGAACGCAGATTTGACAACACCATATTCCGCCTGGGACTCTCAACTACCCGGAAGGAAGGCAGACAACTGATCAATCATGGTCATCTTATGCTGAATGGGAAGCGAGTGGGCATTCCTTCGGTAACACTGAAGGTCGGGGATGTCATTTCGGTCCAGGAAAAAAGCAAGCAGGCATTCAGGTTACGCAAACTCGCCCAGAAAAGGAAAATTCCTGCTTGGCTGGAATTTGATGAAGATGCACTAGAAGCAAAGGTAGTCAGCCTGCCGGTGAGAAGTGATATCGATTATGATGTCACTGAATCTGCGGTTGTTGAGCTTTACTCCAAGTAA
- a CDS encoding YkgJ family cysteine cluster protein, with the protein MSCFYEDGLRFSCIEGCRYCCSCEPGYVFLSQPDLDRLCAHTGMDEQAFIKTYCRIVDMGAFSMISLKEKQNYDCVFLNEKGCSVYEGRPRQCRTYPFWMSILESEEHWEEEKKSCPGIGGGRLYSKEEIDDLLRIDLQQSPIIRD; encoded by the coding sequence ATGAGTTGCTTCTATGAGGATGGCTTACGGTTTTCTTGTATAGAGGGTTGCCGCTATTGTTGCAGCTGTGAACCGGGGTATGTATTTCTCTCGCAACCAGATCTTGATCGACTTTGTGCCCATACCGGTATGGATGAGCAAGCATTCATAAAAACCTATTGCCGGATAGTTGATATGGGTGCATTTTCCATGATCAGTTTGAAGGAAAAACAGAATTATGACTGTGTGTTCCTGAACGAAAAGGGTTGCTCGGTATATGAAGGACGACCCAGGCAGTGTAGGACCTATCCGTTCTGGATGAGTATACTGGAGAGCGAGGAACATTGGGAAGAAGAGAAGAAGTCATGTCCGGGAATCGGAGGGGGGAGACTCTATTCTAAAGAAGAGATCGATGATCTCTTGAGGATAGATCTTCAGCAAAGTCCGATCATACGGGATTAG
- the dnaG gene encoding DNA primase, which produces MAKISESVLEQIKARIPLSEVVSDYVTLSARGGRLWGLCPFHEEKTPSFSVVDEQGFYYCFSCKKGGSMFDFLMEMEKVSFVESVKMLARRVNIELADETEEDKSKRDLKETLFELYDKIAGSFHYLLVHSRQAEQARAYLKDRNVSEEMWERFNLGYAPSDGQWLYSFLRKHHYSDELLKQSGLFSQNNPRFPLFRDRLMFPIRNWQGKTVAFGGRDLSNTSKAKYINTPETMIYSKKHNLFGLYESLETIKKSQKAILCEGNFDVVALHQSGFTNAMAPLGTSFTEDQGKLLRRYCTSVQILFDSDRAGQSAAQKALVIAQDFGMENSVLMLKSAKDASELVQEKGEEALQNELQHAVQGFHYLVNNAVNQYDTLTPKGKTSVFHAVRPYLDVTQSSIEKQDLIKILASRLNVDESSILDDYSRKERVVVKPAVRNEERQIRALNPATISVDLYAMLTLVNNRDLYLQTRYKLAVEDLEDSEAEALYDVLEEAAREDVGKHDEYILQMIEDPQLRSDVASSFAMEEFRLAPVEVLNEAVNRIQLRNYEKRRLSNKRLLDISLQDGTEDEGIEELLREKTEIDAKIAQLKRTLGQEM; this is translated from the coding sequence ATGGCAAAGATTTCGGAATCGGTACTTGAACAGATCAAGGCACGAATCCCACTCAGTGAGGTAGTCTCTGATTATGTCACCTTGAGTGCCAGGGGTGGAAGGCTTTGGGGCCTCTGCCCTTTCCATGAAGAGAAAACTCCGTCCTTTTCCGTAGTTGATGAACAAGGTTTCTATTACTGTTTCAGTTGCAAGAAAGGCGGCTCGATGTTCGACTTCCTCATGGAGATGGAGAAGGTGAGTTTTGTCGAGTCAGTCAAGATGCTGGCAAGAAGGGTAAACATTGAGCTTGCAGATGAGACTGAAGAGGATAAGAGTAAGCGTGACCTGAAAGAGACCTTGTTTGAGCTTTATGACAAGATTGCCGGATCGTTTCACTACCTTCTGGTACATTCCAGACAAGCAGAACAAGCAAGGGCGTATCTGAAAGATCGTAATGTCAGCGAGGAGATGTGGGAGCGATTCAACCTTGGGTATGCCCCTTCAGATGGGCAATGGCTGTATTCATTCCTCCGCAAACACCACTACAGTGATGAACTCCTCAAGCAGAGTGGTCTCTTCAGCCAGAACAATCCCCGTTTCCCGCTGTTTCGTGACCGTTTGATGTTTCCCATCCGTAACTGGCAAGGAAAGACAGTAGCTTTCGGGGGGAGGGACCTTTCAAATACCTCGAAAGCAAAGTACATCAATACCCCAGAGACAATGATCTACAGCAAGAAACACAACCTGTTCGGCTTGTATGAATCACTTGAAACCATCAAGAAAAGCCAGAAGGCTATACTCTGTGAAGGAAATTTCGATGTGGTTGCCCTGCATCAGAGTGGTTTTACCAATGCAATGGCTCCATTGGGTACCTCCTTTACTGAAGACCAGGGTAAATTGCTGAGAAGATATTGTACCTCGGTACAGATTCTCTTCGATAGCGACAGGGCAGGGCAGAGTGCAGCTCAGAAAGCATTGGTCATTGCCCAGGATTTTGGCATGGAAAATTCTGTGCTCATGCTCAAGAGTGCAAAGGATGCCTCAGAGTTGGTGCAGGAGAAAGGGGAGGAAGCCCTGCAAAATGAGCTGCAACATGCAGTTCAAGGGTTTCATTATCTTGTAAACAATGCGGTAAACCAGTATGATACACTGACGCCCAAAGGCAAAACCTCTGTATTTCATGCGGTTCGGCCATATTTGGACGTCACACAGTCGTCGATTGAGAAGCAGGATCTAATAAAAATCCTGGCTTCCCGCTTGAATGTTGACGAGTCGTCAATTCTTGACGATTATTCACGTAAGGAGCGGGTTGTTGTTAAACCGGCTGTCAGGAATGAGGAGAGACAGATCCGGGCGTTGAATCCAGCGACCATTTCTGTTGATTTGTATGCAATGCTGACTTTGGTCAACAACCGGGATTTGTATTTGCAAACTCGATACAAATTAGCTGTTGAGGATCTGGAGGACAGTGAGGCTGAGGCTCTCTATGATGTATTGGAGGAGGCTGCACGGGAAGATGTCGGAAAGCACGATGAATATATCTTGCAGATGATTGAAGACCCGCAACTGAGAAGTGACGTAGCATCGTCCTTTGCTATGGAGGAATTTCGGCTGGCTCCAGTTGAAGTTCTCAACGAAGCAGTGAATCGAATTCAACTGCGTAATTATGAGAAGCGTCGTTTAAGCAATAAACGACTTTTGGATATTAGTCTTCAGGACGGAACTGAGGATGAAGGGATCGAGGAACTGCTTCGAGAGAAGACTGAGATTGATGCTAAGATAGCACAACTTAAGCGTACTCTTGGACAGGAGATGTAA